In Besnoitia besnoiti strain Bb-Ger1 chromosome I, whole genome shotgun sequence, the genomic window cgtctcctccgccgggAGTCTCTTCGCTatcccgccgcgcgctgcggggaCTGTCAGGGGGCCTCTGGCGATCACTCCTACCCCTCGCAGGTGCGtcgggtcgcggcgcgcccggcgacgacgctcgCTCGCaggcttcttcgtcctcagcctctgcttcctcgtcgccctcaaGGATCGTCGCGTTTGACGAAGCCCGCAAGATCCGCGCGCAGAGGTCATGAGACAGGTTCGAGGGCgatgcggcaggcgacgcactcgcatcttcggcggcgctgaagagGTCGCCGGCCTGATCGTCcgtgccgcggctgccgcggtgACAGAACTCGTCTTCATCCAGCAAGTCGTAGCGCTTGTAAATCTCGACGCGGTGCAGGCCAAACAGCCGCGTCAAAAGCGAGTTCGGATTCGAGAGGAGGTGATCTGTGTACGCGGGAAGGATTCTTaacagaggagacacgcgacaGAGCACCAAACCGCCAGAGTGGAACGCGCACGGGCGAAGGCCTGTaagcgcggcgctgcgttcCGCGTCTAAATACAAATCGACAGGGAAGCATATGTCCTTCGctccatatacatatacacgcATACATGATGTGCGTGAGGAAATATCATACAAACGTGTATCATGAGCAAAGGAGGTCTCAAACGCAGGCTAAAATAAAAATAGCTGCATGCCTCGGACTGTCACCATTGCTGAAGAACGCGTGAGGCCTGTGATTCGACTCACTTGAGCACCTGCTTGACCTCGCGGAGGCTGATCGTCTTGATCAGGTACTTGCCGTCGtgggagaaaagaaagaacTGGCCGCTCTTGCTGTTGCTTTCGAACTCGATGAATGAAAAGTCTGTGCGGCACATGCTGCTGCGATAGTCCTGAACGCAGAATAGCCACAGAACGCCTCAGCGCAGGGTGAGTGCAGGCGCACTCCAAACAACGCATATTTAGAAAAAAAAATATGTAGACATTGATAGTTGGATAGGATGATAGGGAGACGAATAGATAGATCGATAGATAGAAAGATGGATAGATACGGACAGATAGATATTGATAGATAGATATCGATAAATAGACAGGTAGATAGGGACATGGATAGACAGAAAGACAAATCAATAAACAGATACATCGATAGACAGATACAGatagacatatatacatatatagttAGATGCATATAAAGATATAAGAGCAGGGGCGGATCACGGGTGTGTGCGTGCGACTTTAGGCCTGTAGGCCCCATGGAAAGCGAGATGTGCCGCGCTGGAAAAAGGACCTGGCTGCCGCAAGATGTTGCGAGAGTCGGGATAAGGAGACGCGTGAACAACAGTAACCGGAGCCTCGAGGCTCATAAGCAGCTGAGGCGCCGGCAAGCCTTTTTTTACCTGCTCGGTGACACCAGCGAGTTCGCGGGCGCACTCGAACGTGTCGGGAGCGAAGTCGTcaaagacgcagaagaactgccgcggcagctgcggataGCACCAGAAGTGGAACTGGCGCACCGGCAAGAGGAGCGGCTCCTCGAGCAGAAACTCGAGCTGAGGCAAAAGCACGCACAGCACGCGCAGGGGCATGCAGCGTTTAGTGAGGCAGAGAAAACCTAAAGGCACCTCCAGCCCCAAGAGGCACCGCCTGCGACACGACTGGAAATAGTTTACGTCGAAAAGCTCGGAGGCGTGTTACGACGGGCGCCCAGCACGTTCCTGGTTCAGATGCAGATCGCTTACATCGAGCGAACTCCCATTCTCGTGACGGAGTCGCAAAATGCATGCGCTCAGTTCGTTGCTCATCTGGAGCCCCAGCATCATGGCGAAGGTCAGTGCATAGAAGGGACTGTCTTCTCTGACGGCGTTCCCTCCCACCTGAGGAAGCAAAAACAGGAGAATCCATCCACATATTTACATCAggccctcgccctctggtCTATTTCTGAAAGCAGCAGTATCGCGTCGAttgcgcctctcctcccctccctcctcccgtCTGGAGTCCGGTCCTCGCCTCTTGGCTTCTGCCGGCGGCTGTGGCTTGCCCAGTTTTTTTCGCACCATCGAACGCTGGCAACAATTCAGGTGTTTCACTCTTTCTCCTTTAAACACCCTGTATAGACGGCACACGGGAGGAAGGCACGAGTTCCGCTGCTTTATCCATTAGGGTTTAGCgcgtgccgcggctgcgggcaCTTACGGCTGGGGCTCGGCCTTCttccctgcgcccgcggagcaATCCAGGGATTCCCGCTTGCCTGAGCGCATTCATCttgacgaggcgcaggcctacgtgcgcgcgcgacggcgacgcgcgatcCGACAAGTTCGTCAACGCGAAGTCCTCcagggcctctgcggcaggcccgacgggcgagagccgcgcgagacagctGCCCAtgtgcggcagctgctcTGATGCGCGCGACCCTGAGTCTTTGTGCTTCGCAGTCCTCGAGACCCGGCGCTGCGAGTGTCGGGTTGCAGCCTGCAACGACgtcgcggacgaggcgctcgccgacgacggGGAGCTGCAGGATGCCGAAGACGActccggcgacgacgacgcgcaagaCGCTGAGGACTGCCCACTCGAGTAGCCCcgctcgctggcgcggctgctAGACGACGCACACGAGTCGACTTCGTCACGGaagccgctgcctcggcggtGTCTCTCCTTCCCGCGTCTCCGGCTCCCCGAGCCCGAAACCGCCGCGgcccgcgtgtctcctccccctccgtgTCCCCCGAGCAACGTCTggcgcgagggcgctgaAGGAcacgacgacgcagcagacacgACAGGGggcgtgcgcagacgcggcagcgtcCCTGGTGCACCTGCGGAGCTCAGGTGACTCTCCCgtcccgccctccccccgggctccctgcctctgcctttctcgtcgtccgcgtctggAAACAGCGAAGCGACTGCGTTGAGCGTCTGTCGATgctcggctcgccgccgcggcttcgcgacGGTTGACCTGCGACCGCCCTTGGGCATGCCCTCCTCCTtgcggcgcccacgcgcgctcggcgaggcTCCTCGAGAGACCTCCGACGACGCGTCATCCCTCTCTGGATCTGactcgtccgcgccgcgcgcaaccgacgggctccgcgcgccgactTCGTCGGGCCTGAGGCTACTGCGGTTCTTTTCAGGCTTGCGCCCCTTCTTGGAAGTCCGTTCAAGAGAGTTCCCCCgtccgccggcgtcttcgccacCGCTTGGCGAGCTGTCTGCGgctcgtttttttctcctgcctctctcactcggacgcggcggagaggcacgcgccgcctctccaccCTCTTCTGACGGAGTCTCGACCCGAaacggcgacaggcgcgacgcgggctCGCCTTTGGCCCTCTCGGGGAAGCGTGTAtgcggctgcgaaggcgcctcgGCCTGCGGCCCCATGGGCGTGCTGCAGGGGATTCCCGTCGCGGCTTCGAGATCTCTGCGCAAGCGATACAACTTGTCCATGATGGCAGTCTGAACCGAAAAGTCCGGGTCGAAGATGCCGTGCAGGAACTGCGGCTGAAGACcagacgcacgcagagcaAGAGAAAGTCGAAACCGCGCGCGATTCGAGGCCCGACTGGGTGCGACGGAGAAGCAGTGACGCAAGACCGCAGACgaaacgcgccgcagaagaggacACCACAGGAGCAAGAAACGTCGCTTGTAGTGCGTGAGGGGCGCCACAGACGCCGTCGGAGGACAAACCCGTACACAAGCGGCGGGGAGGGGCATCCACGACGAAGGACAGCGCGCAAAACCCGCTGCCCGGCTCGATTTGCGTGGAGCCAAGACGCAAGCGGGGGCAATAGTAACCCGAGTGTAACGGCGTATCAcccgcacgcagagagcagcCAGCCTCGGAAACGCAACTTTCGCTCGACTTCACGCGGGCATCGAGGTGAAGCGGCAAGGAAAGCAGCGGTTCCCAGGGCATCCCTACGAGATGCAGAAAAGGAAGACATAAAGACGCTCAGCTGCACGCACGCGAGAtgtgcgcagcgaggcggctccaccgcggaggcgcagaaggggaCAACACGCGGCAGTGCTTGCTTACCAAACTCCTCTCGACGAACTCTTTCCAGGGgtcgaggagctgcttcATGATGAGATTCATGCACGTTTTGAGAAAGGTCGTGCGCGCAGCTTCTTTCTCTGGACCGTCCGACCGCGTGAGCAGCAAGTTGATGTGCGCTGCCCAGTGGGCGCACTCTTCGACGTGGGAGAGCGAGATGCTGTTGCCCAGTGTGCTGCGACTTGGGAAGAGCGACAGATGCGAGGGCTtggggggcgcggcggctttcTCTTCCCCACCCTCAGCGTCGTCGCTGACGTGGGTAGCCAACGGCGCCTTCCCTCCGActgccgtctgctgctgcgcctcaaGCTTCACGTCCTcagcgaaggccgcagaTCTCTCAGTCTTGACATccaggcggcgctcgctccCGCTGCCTTGCCGCTGCACCGCTCCTAgcgtcgccgcagtcgacgctttccgcctcgcctcgtcccCTGGAAAGACGAACTCAGACTCaacagcgaaggcgctgcgggctgcggggccgaggcgctgcgtgtcgccgccagggctctccgcgccgcatcCGGGCGCGCCAACCGAGCGCGTGTTGGTCGAGTAATTGTTCAAGTACAGTTGATACGTCGAGAGAAACAGATGCGTGTTGagctcctcgctctctgcgcctcggcgcggcttGGTGAGACTTGCAGGTAGCAGTGCCGGCGACACCAAGCCCGCCGGCTGCAGCACTAGCAGACACGGCTCCACCAAGCGACGCGTGAACTCGCGCACTCGCGCCTGAACGCACGGCACACAGAACCGCGCAACGCACGGCTCGCGCAGGGCAACTTGCCTGTAAGATATCGCATGCAACGGCTTTAGGAGGACGCACAAAGGCCACGCAGAACAGCCATGATAGAAACGCCCAGTTGAATCAGCTCGCGACGCAAACGCAGTGAACAGAGAGAACGCCGGCGAACGAAAGAAGGCGGACGAACGCACCGGAAAGATCCGCAGAGTTCACACAGATGGagccgggggcggcgcgacgcaagTAACACGCCGAAAAAGATGCGAGCGCAGAGGGGTAGTCTTACTTTCGGGATGTACTTGCGCGAGTAAAAGAAAGTGTGGAGGACGTCAAGCATAAGCAGCAGATCGCCTGAGACAAATCCCATTCCACGGGCATCAATGACGCACCTGCGCACAAAAATACACAAAAACCAAGAAATCGATACCCGCATCACCAGCTtcacaaatacatatatatatatatatatatatatatatgaagtACTTTACGCACGCACGGATCTTTGAGCCAGTAAAAGAGAAAGGTAGCAATAACTCGGGTGCCTGGGAGAGAACAAGTGTGAGCCTGGCAATcagctcctcgccctctgcgcgtccgcgccgttTTGCGAGACttggaggcagcggcgccggcgacacgAGGCCTGCCGGCTGCAGCATCAGCAAGCAAGGCTCCACCAAGCGACGGCAACCCTAAGCCTTGACTTACGCATCGGCAGACCGATAGCCGGTCACGGCGAGAATGCGGGCAATGCGGATTTCTTCGAGGTAGCTGCGGAGCAGAcggcagagaagacagaacATACGAGGTTGCGAATTCCATGCAAAAACACAAAGGCCTAGGTCTTGCGAAAGGAGGCGGACGGAGGGATGCGTGGCTGGACTGCACCGATACACGCGTATGTGCGCGACACGACGGCGGTGAAACGCTGCCAGGATGGCGATAGTGAaacccccgcctcccccacTGAGAGAGCCCCTGATGTGCCCGATACAGGAGACGCAGCTCAGCTGACTCTGGCAGACGCGTCTCCAGCTAAACAATGAATGCGGAGCCTTTTAAGTGGGCACACAGTGGAGCGACAGTCTCTCGACGCTTACTGGTAGAAAGCGAGGAGAACTAGGGGGTCGGAGAGCGACCAAAGAAGGGTTCGGTGCGGGGGATACATCAACAGGAACTGCGGCTCAcctgcacacgcagacacacgcgggTAGCCGCATGCGCAGTGACGCGCCGGAATCTCCTCACCGCCCGCAACTCACTGTACCCCTCTTGAATGAGGCGCGAATGAAGGAAGCAACAGCATTCGCCGCAGAGCGGTTCACagaggcagaaaaaaacacacacggcggcgcgagcacAGGGCTACAAAGTATAGGTGAACTGCTGGACAAGCCGACGTATTTACTGAACCTGACAAAAGGGgatggaggcgcagacgcagacgaactGACGCGCACATAGGTGAAAGGCAAAGAAACACGAATGCCGATAAAGTCACGTGCCTCCTCAAGCGCCTCGCAGTCGGCGAGACGCCGGGAAGACGACAAACACGGCAAGTATTCAACGTTGTGGAGTCCTCgcaaagaagaggcgcaaGCAGAGCAACGGTCGACGCCCTTCGAACGCCCTTCTTGTCGCCGTCCGATGAGTACGCGAGCGAGAATCGTTTACTGCTCTCTCGGGCTCTGCACCAGCGCTCTGCGCCCGGGCGAGTGTGGCGACGGCAGAGACAGACCGTGAGGAACGCCACACAGCTTCTCCAGGCTCTTCACAGCGACCCGCAGACGAGCTTACTTCCTGTCCCTTGCAAGAACTTGAGGACATCCCCCACGTCCTCGCCGTGAGATCGTGTCGCATCTGTGCCGGCGGGGTCTGCCATGCAGGACAATCTGTTGATGCGGAGGCACTGCGGCAAAGCGCGTGTTTTCTTTGACACGAttgcggcgggcgccagtcgccctccgcggcggcgctgcctgggCGAATTCGTCCTCTTTTGCTGCCCATCAAAGTGCGGAGTTCGCGTGTCGGGTGGTGTTGCTCCTGGCCGCTTGCCGGCGCCCCTCAGCCCTCGCGGCAAGCACCAGAGCTTCGGCCGGCCGCCGCTGGTGACGAGCGCGACGAAacctcgtctgcgcgtcggctgcggcgcgttccCCTCTCTAGCCGAGCGCGGTCCGGGGGCAGCCTCTGAtggcggctcgctgcgtccCCCGGAGAGCCCGCCCGCCGAAGCGtagtcgctgtcgcctctcaAGCTCCCGCCCCGCGGCTTGCTGGTCAGCGacgtctgccgcagcccCTGACTGGGGCGGGCAGGGGCTGAGGCGtcagaggcgccgcccgctgaCGCGCGTCGCacgtcctcgcctcgctcctccgcttcgccttcctcctcgttggGCGAGTGACCCGCGCCGACCTGCACGCCATTTCGTTTcatcgaggctgcggcggaggagaacaACTCTGGATCGGGGTGTGGACGCCGTGtaggcgtcgccgcagtcgacgcgcgaagcaggTACGCCGGAAAGAAGCGCAGGAAACACTGGAGAAAAAGCGAGAGCCCTGCGCACGGAAGGACGAAGACGGAGAAAGTTAGGCAGCGGCCCGACTGCCGAGGGACGGCAAGAAATTTGACAAAACACGGATTACGGGAAAAGTCAAGCGGCGCTATCGGGGGCACACGGAGCCACCGAGGACGTCGCGGAAATGAGCACAAGCGCGGCGCATCGAGACTGCGTGC contains:
- a CDS encoding hypothetical protein (encoded by transcript BESB_006760) translates to MKRNGVQVGAGHSPNEEEGEAEERGEDVRRASAGGASDASAPARPSQGLRQTSLTSKPRGGSLRGDSDYASAGGLSGGRSEPPSEAAPGPRSAREGNAPQPTRRRGFVALVTSGGRPKLWCLPRGLRGAGKRPGATPPDTRTPHFDGQQKRTNSPRQRRRGGRLAPAAIVSKKTRALPQCLRINRLSCMADPAGTDATRSHGEDVGDVLKFLQGTGSEPQFLLMYPPHRTLLWSLSDPLVLLAFYHYLEEIRIARILAVTGYRSADACVIDARGMGFVSGDLLLMLDVLHTFFYSRKYIPKARVREFTRRLVEPCLLVLQPAGLVSPALLPASLTKPRRGAESEELNTHLFLSTYQLYLNNYSTNTRSVGAPGCGAESPGGDTQRLGPAARSAFAVESEFTERSAAFAEDVKLEAQQQTAVGGKAPLATHVSDDAEGGEEKAAAPPKPSHLSLFPSRSTLGNSISLSHVEECAHWAAHINLLLTRSDGPEKEAARTTFLKTCMNLIMKQLLDPWKEFVERSLPQFLHGIFDPDFSVQTAIMDKLYRLRRDLEAATGIPCSTPMGPQAEAPSQPHTRFPERAKGEPASRLSPFRVETPSEEGGEAARASPPRPSERGRRKKRAADSSPSGGEDAGGRGNSLERTSKKGRKPEKNRSSLRPDEVGARSPSVARGADESDPERDDASSEVSRGASPSARGRRKEEGMPKGGRRSTVAKPRRRAEHRQTLNAVASLFPDADDEKGRGREPGGRAGRESHLSSAGAPGTLPRLRTPPVVSAASSCPSAPSRQTLLGGHGGGGDTRAAAVSGSGSRRRGKERHRRGSGFRDEVDSCASSSSRASERGYSSGQSSASCASSSPESSSASCSSPSSASASSATSLQAATRHSQRRVSRTAKHKDSGSRASEQLPHMGSCLARLSPVGPAAEALEDFALTNLSDRASPSRAHVGLRLVKMNALRQAGIPGLLRGRREEGRAPAVGGNAVREDSPFYALTFAMMLGLQMSNELSACILRLRHENGSSLDLEFLLEEPLLLPVRQFHFWCYPQLPRQFFCVFDDFAPDTFECARELAGVTEQDYRSSMCRTDFSFIEFESNSKSGQFFLFSHDGKYLIKTISLREVKQVLKILPAYTDHLLSNPNSLLTRLFGLHRVEIYKRYDLLDEDEFCHRGSRGTDDQAGDLFSAAEDASASPAASPSNLSHDLCARILRASSNATILEGDEEAEAEDEEACERASSPGAPRPDAPARGRSDRQRPPDSPRSARRDSEETPGGGDAPGNEAAPEALAGGVSAPGGGGDNDGSGDNDDVETASPPDIRFASRETQHSAFPPAGSSQASWPGQGAASPAGEGCVPPRTRPSGQRPGDGVAQPPGFTHADKERGLLFRGSLKGMRDTVRASLRPVASDDVPAAAAAESAFTLPRSVRLPSRPLKREQTPSASGESHIQHIASLVAGKLSQRQDGLGKKKEGRDSAKGAEKKKPADTQRSGLGGRPHVKLVGSKSKAPAQKTLRHSDSRTFAVRDDAKKHSVTCAYFVVIGTAFDPFLGLHEAYDLKGSTVSRRAKPDDRVKKDVDWLQLHRRLGLRDEEAQELLRAHRLDCELLETLGVFDYSLLVGIHKCKRGMPAQTESRRGSLDGAPGSKAPEESGGVDGPLRQYTRSCHESKQFTDRSLSAESGAWREPSPADNVPLISTSPSTASLEEVKSRAISPALEGAPGAGDAEAAPGNSGDDSPRDRREESQRARNEELSRDRGGASRGRAEDGSAAAVDARAAAGAERDESKDEKGEAGEEAPFDPDEKSGLAKAFTAAAKKPVGKAHFSAVARMRSPPLCSSDSSLGRETSREDLSLVLATPTLQTTPTHAAACEDSREGKGRSGDCLVADLRSHPARSRGGENILSASSSKLPYSHTVCSFYTKSCMETAFMSPPSPDSGFGVKVMSADMSEIYFLGIIDFLTPYDWRRYGHTAYKRLKSTIMCEFGEISPVPPAYYAHRQHTFVRKHVIKALQRDSMERRPRAVLAAERTGMSRRKLIKVMRTRARERMEERQEDSEDNAEAEVEEDGIPKEGKALRKRLARETRKLNKDSLRKKGAGPNLRSGSKWSLTLFEGRKGKSDEGEGNKTNKSERTHHRKQKK